In Spinacia oleracea cultivar Varoflay chromosome 5, BTI_SOV_V1, whole genome shotgun sequence, a single window of DNA contains:
- the LOC130461015 gene encoding uncharacterized protein isoform X2, giving the protein MMLRATAVIRAYMDVVEAGGESPCLPWRNFVNRAASYRDFLSTPAPAVHFVPSADPEDHPYADRVLRYVDLDGEHVEFYVSMAPPSKRMVVNALPEHYAVAPRKRVHRWMVVIDSLKKHCVKMTRKLVGRDRASAEWTVESEDRAPQTGVSAEQTGRDLGLDPSSSAKTFRRRSYVDPKDVPSSSA; this is encoded by the exons ATGATGTTGAGGGCCACCGCAGTTATTCGAGCCTACATGGATGTTGTGGAGGCGGGTGGCGAATCCCCGTGTCTCCCATGGAGGAACTTTGTAAACAGGGCAGCTAGCTACAGAGATTTCCTGTCGACGCCTGCTCCGGCAGTTCATTTCGTGCCATCG GCCGACCCGGAGGATCACCCCTATGCTGACAGGGTCCTCCGTTACGTGGACTTAGATGGGGAGCATGTAGAGTTTTATGTTTCGATGGCCCCTCCCTCAAAGAGGATGGTAGTCAATGCCCTTCCTGAGCACTACGCAGTT gcgcctcggaaGAGAGTGCATCGCTGGATGGTTGTAATTGACTCCTTGAAGAAGCATTGTGTCAAGATGACCAGGAAGCTCGTTGGTCGAGACCGAGCT AGCGCCGAATGGACCGTAGAGTCCGAGGATAGAGCTCCTCAGACCGGTGTTTCGGCGGAGCAGACTGGGCGGGACTTGGGTCTGGACCCTAGCTCTAGTGCTAAGACTTTTCGAAGGCGCTCATATGTTGATCCGAAGGATGTTCCCTCTTCTTCTGCCTAG
- the LOC130461015 gene encoding uncharacterized protein isoform X1 produces the protein MMLRATAVIRAYMDVVEAGGESPCLPWRNFVNRAASYRDFLSTPAPAVHFVPSVNFELESCILVFYFLYDLNLLCVFSCEEADPEDHPYADRVLRYVDLDGEHVEFYVSMAPPSKRMVVNALPEHYAVAPRKRVHRWMVVIDSLKKHCVKMTRKLVGRDRASAEWTVESEDRAPQTGVSAEQTGRDLGLDPSSSAKTFRRRSYVDPKDVPSSSA, from the exons ATGATGTTGAGGGCCACCGCAGTTATTCGAGCCTACATGGATGTTGTGGAGGCGGGTGGCGAATCCCCGTGTCTCCCATGGAGGAACTTTGTAAACAGGGCAGCTAGCTACAGAGATTTCCTGTCGACGCCTGCTCCGGCAGTTCATTTCGTGCCATCGGtaaactttgaacttgaatcttgtattcttgtattctatTTCTTGTATGACTTGAATCTTTTATGTGTGTTTTCATGCGAGGAGGCCGACCCGGAGGATCACCCCTATGCTGACAGGGTCCTCCGTTACGTGGACTTAGATGGGGAGCATGTAGAGTTTTATGTTTCGATGGCCCCTCCCTCAAAGAGGATGGTAGTCAATGCCCTTCCTGAGCACTACGCAGTT gcgcctcggaaGAGAGTGCATCGCTGGATGGTTGTAATTGACTCCTTGAAGAAGCATTGTGTCAAGATGACCAGGAAGCTCGTTGGTCGAGACCGAGCT AGCGCCGAATGGACCGTAGAGTCCGAGGATAGAGCTCCTCAGACCGGTGTTTCGGCGGAGCAGACTGGGCGGGACTTGGGTCTGGACCCTAGCTCTAGTGCTAAGACTTTTCGAAGGCGCTCATATGTTGATCCGAAGGATGTTCCCTCTTCTTCTGCCTAG